Proteins from a genomic interval of Clostridium cochlearium:
- a CDS encoding DMT family transporter — protein MSGIIFSFLAGVFITLQSVFNTRVSDKIGLVETTVIVHAIGFIVAAIAMIILGNGNFKRLQEVNKLYLLGGAFGVIIVYSVMKGISLLGATFSVAILLITQLIFATIIDTFGLFGSSQIKFDFTKLLGILIMIVGIIIFKLKG, from the coding sequence ATGTCAGGCATTATATTTTCATTTCTTGCAGGTGTTTTTATTACCCTTCAAAGCGTTTTCAATACTCGTGTCAGCGATAAAATCGGTTTAGTTGAAACAACCGTAATAGTACATGCAATAGGATTCATTGTTGCTGCCATTGCAATGATTATTTTGGGTAATGGAAATTTTAAAAGACTTCAAGAAGTTAATAAACTTTATTTATTGGGCGGAGCTTTTGGAGTAATCATAGTTTATAGTGTTATGAAAGGAATATCGCTACTAGGTGCTACTTTTTCAGTAGCAATACTACTTATTACCCAATTAATATTCGCTACAATTATTGATACCTTTGGACTATTTGGCAGTTCACAAATTAAATTTGATTTTACAAAACTACTAGGCATTTTAATAATGATAGTTGGTATTATTATATTTAAGTTAAAAGGTTAG
- a CDS encoding cyclic nucleotide-binding domain-containing protein — protein sequence MKKISDRNIIMEYIQKYQLDKIFKANILEHMELSSFQNGELICSKDNELKHMFFLVEGKIKTYTLHEDGKSILLRFSYPLSILGDVELLTNYKVLCNVESINESIFIAIEMEKLRKYACEDTVFLKFIIDNLSRKLYSSTNATSINLLYSLESRLASYILSMNDYEDNLSEHMEIKIPKLIEIAPLLGTSYRHLNRILNEFINKNIIQKRKSTIIIKNLEKLKELSQGNIYEK from the coding sequence ATGAAAAAAATTTCTGACAGAAATATAATTATGGAATATATACAAAAATACCAATTAGATAAAATATTTAAAGCGAATATTTTAGAGCATATGGAACTTAGCAGTTTTCAAAATGGAGAATTGATTTGTAGTAAAGATAATGAATTAAAGCATATGTTTTTTCTTGTTGAAGGAAAAATTAAAACTTATACATTGCATGAGGATGGGAAATCAATTTTATTAAGATTTTCTTATCCATTAAGTATATTGGGAGATGTTGAATTATTAACAAATTATAAGGTGCTGTGTAATGTTGAATCTATTAACGAATCAATATTTATAGCAATAGAAATGGAGAAATTAAGGAAATATGCTTGTGAGGATACAGTTTTTCTCAAATTTATTATAGATAATTTAAGTAGAAAATTATATAGTTCAACTAATGCAACATCCATAAACCTTTTATATTCTTTAGAAAGCAGACTAGCAAGCTATATATTGTCAATGAATGATTATGAAGATAATTTATCAGAACATATGGAAATAAAAATTCCTAAGTTAATAGAAATAGCACCACTACTTGGAACAAGTTATAGACATCTTAATAGAATATTGAATGAATTTATTAATAAAAATATAATACAGAAGAGAAAATCAACCATTATTATTAAAAATCTTGAAAAATTAAAGGAATTATCACAAGGAAATATTTATGAAAAGTAA